A part of Gemmatimonas groenlandica genomic DNA contains:
- a CDS encoding OsmC family protein, whose amino-acid sequence MSEEQLKDTTAMPVAGKPPATVQVTWSGDHVFEGVRSSGGPAITMDSSGKQGPSPVDTLLCALAGCTGVDVVDILTKRRTPMSALSVEVVGERFAGTPSRITKIHLVYRIIGAGVERVHAERAIELAVTKYCSVRDSLDPNMPITWALELNGSYSE is encoded by the coding sequence ATGAGCGAAGAGCAGCTGAAGGACACCACCGCGATGCCGGTCGCCGGCAAGCCACCGGCCACAGTACAGGTCACCTGGTCGGGCGATCACGTGTTCGAAGGCGTCCGCTCATCGGGTGGTCCCGCCATCACGATGGATTCGAGTGGCAAACAGGGCCCGTCACCGGTCGATACGCTGCTCTGTGCGCTGGCCGGCTGCACCGGCGTCGACGTGGTCGACATTCTGACCAAGCGCCGCACGCCCATGAGCGCGCTGTCGGTCGAGGTCGTCGGTGAGCGCTTCGCCGGCACGCCGAGCCGCATCACGAAGATCCATCTGGTCTACCGTATCATCGGCGCGGGCGTGGAGCGCGTGCACGCCGAACGGGCCATCGAGCTGGCGGTCACCAAGTACTGCTCGGTGCGTGACTCGCTCGACCCGAACATGCCGATTACGTGGGCGCTGGAGTTGAACGGGTCGTACAGCGAGTAG
- a CDS encoding (2Fe-2S) ferredoxin domain-containing protein, with protein MLVCTGNFCGENRAGRAIYARLASLLQREGLLFGATRVKRSEAPCLGVCTGGPIVAVYPEGVWYAGVTFELLERIVLEHLKDGRVIEEAVFHRMTAE; from the coding sequence GTGCTGGTCTGTACTGGGAACTTTTGCGGCGAGAATCGCGCCGGCCGCGCGATCTACGCGCGACTGGCATCGCTGCTGCAACGCGAAGGACTGCTGTTCGGCGCCACGCGCGTGAAGCGCAGTGAAGCGCCCTGCCTTGGCGTCTGCACCGGCGGTCCCATTGTCGCGGTGTACCCGGAGGGCGTCTGGTATGCCGGTGTCACGTTCGAGCTGCTCGAGCGCATCGTACTCGAGCATTTGAAAGACGGACGCGTTATCGAGGAAGCCGTATTTCATCGAATGACGGCCGAGTAA
- a CDS encoding GTP-binding protein yields the protein MIPLVLMAGFLGAGKTRFLTTLIPQLLERGVRVRIVLNDFENAKIDAARLGELDALVTPLNGECVCCGSLRELLDTLQAVPNDPGSVMLIEANGATETDELLGYLTTDTTLTHFTLPLQLTVIDAARWQKRWWNNGLEAAQTTTATHVHLNWTDKLTPTRRDAVQQGVAAVNARAAFTTPGEFAATLQSLADSVRETPRRDPQGVATAHRHRHGHTHPFGSVALPLPRVVERARFLAFVQALPAAVVRAKGLVRFVDQPADMFVWNRVPGRKKVQLDESSPHADAEATALFIGVGMSLDDLELRIAALT from the coding sequence ATGATTCCGCTCGTGCTGATGGCCGGCTTCCTCGGCGCCGGCAAGACGCGCTTTCTCACCACGCTCATTCCGCAGCTGCTCGAGCGGGGCGTGCGTGTACGCATCGTGCTGAATGATTTCGAGAACGCGAAGATCGACGCCGCGCGACTCGGCGAGCTTGATGCGCTGGTCACGCCGCTGAATGGCGAGTGCGTGTGCTGCGGTTCACTGCGTGAGCTGCTCGATACGCTGCAGGCGGTGCCGAATGATCCGGGCAGTGTGATGCTGATCGAAGCCAACGGGGCTACGGAAACGGACGAGCTGCTGGGCTATCTCACCACCGACACCACGCTCACGCATTTCACGCTGCCGTTGCAACTCACCGTGATCGACGCGGCGCGCTGGCAGAAGCGCTGGTGGAATAACGGCCTTGAAGCGGCACAGACCACCACCGCAACGCACGTGCATCTCAATTGGACCGACAAGCTTACGCCCACGCGACGCGATGCGGTCCAGCAGGGTGTCGCCGCCGTGAACGCCCGCGCGGCGTTCACCACGCCGGGGGAATTCGCCGCCACACTGCAGTCACTGGCAGATTCGGTACGTGAGACGCCGCGACGCGATCCGCAGGGCGTTGCCACGGCGCACCGGCATCGCCACGGGCACACGCATCCCTTTGGCAGCGTCGCCCTGCCGCTCCCTCGCGTCGTCGAGCGGGCGCGTTTCCTGGCCTTCGTGCAGGCCCTGCCGGCGGCCGTCGTGCGCGCCAAGGGGCTCGTACGCTTCGTCGATCAGCCGGCCGACATGTTCGTCTGGAATCGGGTGCCGGGGCGGAAGAAGGTACAGCTCGACGAGTCGTCGCCGCACGCCGACGCCGAGGCGACGGCGCTGTTCATCGGGGTAGGGATGTCACTCGACGACCTCGAATTGCGGATCGCGGCGCTGACCTAG
- a CDS encoding M24 family metallopeptidase codes for MSRCRLIAAALFLSASAASAQAPAEPARVRWERQCQIRKDKFDKILPRAMRENGVDMWIVMQKENQFDPMYEDLGRGYVGSVGYYIFTDRGGDRIERAAIGVSGYLLEQCKVYDIVRGFAPLKAFIAERNPKKIALNMSEEVGAADGLSKTSYDRLVKEIGPEFASRVVSAEKVVSDYRSGFTASQMVALGEAGEISRRIAERALSNEVITPGVTTLEDVAWWMMDQLQQRALGSSFDMPSVYITGPKGIEATSTDRIIQRGDLLIIDWGVGYLNVWTDVKRMAYVLKPGETAVPKGIQTAFDNALKVRDVIRRTIRPGPTAGDMVEQLKTEIVKSGFRMQGAFNEVTNDNQVEVMFGCHSVGDRGHGAGPSIAWFNPRQMTFAIKPYNPFSIELFAWTPNPDWGGAKVRIPLEDDAIVTERGVEWLYPVNQRVWLIK; via the coding sequence ATGTCCCGTTGCCGCCTCATCGCCGCGGCGCTGTTCCTCAGCGCCTCCGCCGCTTCCGCCCAAGCCCCGGCCGAGCCGGCGCGTGTGCGCTGGGAACGCCAGTGTCAGATCCGCAAAGACAAGTTCGACAAGATCCTGCCGCGGGCGATGCGCGAGAATGGCGTCGACATGTGGATCGTGATGCAGAAGGAGAATCAGTTCGATCCCATGTACGAGGATCTCGGTCGCGGATACGTGGGCAGTGTGGGCTACTACATCTTCACCGATCGCGGCGGCGATCGCATCGAGCGCGCGGCGATCGGTGTGAGCGGCTATCTGCTGGAGCAGTGCAAGGTGTACGACATCGTGCGCGGCTTCGCTCCGCTCAAGGCGTTCATCGCCGAGCGGAATCCGAAGAAAATTGCGCTCAACATGTCGGAAGAAGTCGGGGCGGCCGACGGGCTCTCCAAGACATCGTACGATCGACTCGTGAAGGAGATCGGTCCCGAGTTCGCGTCGCGGGTGGTGTCGGCCGAGAAGGTGGTGAGTGACTATCGCTCTGGCTTTACCGCATCGCAGATGGTGGCGCTTGGCGAAGCGGGGGAGATCTCGCGTCGCATCGCCGAACGGGCGTTGAGCAACGAGGTGATCACGCCGGGTGTAACGACGCTGGAAGATGTGGCGTGGTGGATGATGGATCAGCTGCAGCAGCGCGCACTGGGTTCATCGTTCGATATGCCGTCCGTGTACATCACCGGCCCGAAAGGCATCGAGGCGACGAGCACCGATCGCATCATTCAGCGCGGCGATCTGCTCATCATCGACTGGGGTGTGGGCTATCTGAACGTGTGGACCGACGTGAAGCGTATGGCCTACGTGCTGAAACCCGGCGAGACGGCGGTGCCCAAGGGTATTCAGACGGCGTTCGATAACGCGCTCAAGGTGCGCGATGTCATTCGACGCACGATCCGCCCGGGACCGACGGCTGGTGACATGGTCGAGCAGCTGAAAACGGAGATCGTGAAGTCCGGCTTTCGCATGCAGGGCGCGTTCAACGAAGTGACCAACGACAACCAGGTCGAGGTCATGTTCGGTTGCCACTCCGTGGGCGATCGCGGCCACGGCGCCGGCCCGTCGATCGCGTGGTTCAATCCGCGGCAGATGACGTTCGCGATCAAACCGTACAACCCGTTCTCCATCGAGCTGTTCGCGTGGACGCCGAACCCCGACTGGGGAGGCGCGAAGGTGCGCATCCCGCTCGAAGACGATGCCATCGTGACCGAGCGCGGTGTGGAGTGGCTATATCCGGTGAATCAGAGAGTGTGGCTCATTAAGTAG
- a CDS encoding flagellar export protein FliJ: MERSARTSIADLMQEIPAVPAPPTVPTPPPVPFVVQTGTGQITGAPTEVYQAAQAQRRELRNQLERLESQRQDLRNELRSDGNVDNAVDRAGVESRIKELDGRISAVDQQLAKADAAVAQAAAIPGATTEPPRPARSGPPDEIIAIPIVFTLAVLMPLAIAYSRRIWKKGATVVAPIPKDVTDRLDAMGQAVESIAIEVERIGEGQRFLTRVMSDKGKSLGVGAAEPIPVPQVHGEQVAVPRYER, from the coding sequence GTGGAACGTTCCGCACGCACCTCAATCGCCGATCTCATGCAGGAAATTCCCGCCGTACCCGCGCCGCCCACGGTTCCCACGCCGCCGCCCGTGCCGTTCGTGGTGCAGACGGGAACGGGTCAGATCACGGGGGCGCCGACTGAGGTGTACCAGGCGGCGCAGGCCCAGCGTCGTGAGCTGCGAAATCAGCTGGAGCGACTAGAGTCGCAGCGTCAGGACCTCCGCAACGAACTCCGCAGCGATGGGAACGTGGACAACGCGGTGGATCGAGCCGGCGTCGAATCGCGCATCAAGGAACTGGACGGGCGCATCTCGGCAGTTGACCAGCAGTTGGCGAAGGCCGACGCGGCGGTGGCGCAGGCGGCCGCGATTCCCGGGGCCACGACGGAGCCGCCTCGGCCTGCGCGGAGTGGGCCACCCGACGAGATCATCGCAATACCCATCGTCTTTACGCTGGCCGTGCTGATGCCGCTCGCGATCGCATATTCCCGCCGCATCTGGAAGAAGGGGGCCACGGTGGTCGCCCCGATTCCGAAGGACGTGACCGATCGCCTCGACGCGATGGGCCAAGCGGTGGAGTCGATCGCCATCGAAGTCGAGCGTATCGGTGAGGGGCAGCGCTTCCTCACTCGCGTGATGTCCGACAAGGGCAAGAGCCTAGGTGTCGGGGCCGCCGAGCCGATCCCGGTGCCGCAGGTGCATGGAGAGCAGGTCGCCGTCCCGCGCTACGAGCGGTAA
- a CDS encoding type B 50S ribosomal protein L31, whose amino-acid sequence MKEGIHPPYHSVVFKDSSTGATIITRSTMTSEQKIKMEDGNEYPLILLEITADSHPFYTGTQRLIDTQGRVDKFKKRYNR is encoded by the coding sequence ATGAAGGAAGGCATTCATCCGCCGTACCATTCGGTGGTGTTCAAGGATTCGTCCACGGGCGCGACGATCATCACGCGCTCGACGATGACCAGCGAGCAGAAGATCAAGATGGAAGACGGGAACGAGTATCCCCTCATCCTGCTCGAAATCACCGCCGATTCGCACCCGTTCTACACCGGCACGCAGCGCCTCATCGACACGCAGGGTCGCGTCGACAAGTTCAAGAAGCGCTACAACCGCTAA
- a CDS encoding HEAT repeat domain-containing protein, whose amino-acid sequence MNATTKGIALAITLVLSSSLAGSPARSQSLGSRIDAVRDGRVRLTFAARSGVCGNGNSWYRSRDGGRSGQFNGMWNGGNDVENNCEQGPVRVVVVREAGDTKEIRTYVGGRWRADTGITDLGAVSAVAAGTWLLRQAERGADRPSRGALTAATLADSVDAAATLLRIAKDDSRSQDVKSSAVNWLGEVVGERVSSTLDSIAYEPGDRELRRTAINTISRRPADEAVPALIKMAESLPDKELRRTAVQALARNKDPRAMAWIAGKVGSR is encoded by the coding sequence ATGAACGCCACGACGAAGGGCATCGCGCTCGCGATCACGCTCGTGCTCTCGTCGTCGCTCGCCGGTTCACCCGCACGGTCTCAGTCACTCGGCTCGCGCATCGACGCGGTGCGCGATGGCCGGGTGCGCCTGACCTTCGCGGCACGGAGCGGGGTGTGCGGCAACGGCAACAGCTGGTATCGCTCACGCGACGGCGGACGGTCGGGGCAGTTCAACGGCATGTGGAACGGCGGCAACGACGTCGAGAACAACTGTGAGCAGGGGCCGGTGCGCGTGGTCGTCGTGCGCGAGGCGGGCGACACGAAGGAGATCCGCACGTACGTCGGTGGCCGCTGGCGCGCCGACACCGGGATCACCGACCTCGGGGCCGTATCGGCGGTCGCCGCCGGCACCTGGCTTCTGAGGCAAGCCGAGCGCGGTGCTGACCGGCCGTCGCGTGGCGCACTCACCGCTGCCACGCTCGCCGATTCGGTGGATGCAGCCGCCACCCTGCTGCGTATCGCCAAGGATGACTCACGCAGTCAGGATGTGAAGTCGAGCGCCGTGAACTGGCTCGGCGAAGTGGTCGGCGAGCGCGTGTCGAGCACGCTCGATTCGATTGCGTACGAACCCGGTGATCGCGAACTGCGTCGCACCGCGATCAACACGATCAGCCGGCGCCCCGCCGACGAAGCGGTACCGGCGTTGATCAAGATGGCCGAGTCGCTGCCCGACAAGGAACTGCGCCGCACGGCGGTGCAGGCGCTGGCCAGGAACAAGGATCCACGGGCGATGGCGTGGATCGCGGGGAAGGTGGGGAGCCGGTAG
- a CDS encoding zinc metalloprotease HtpX, producing MNNVKVFVLMAGLTALVVAIGQSLGGGTGAIIALLMSAAMNLFMYWGSSTMVLRSYGAQVVTATEAPELYEMVDRLRQRAGLPMPTVAIAPQEQANAFATGRNPENAVVCVTQGIVRTLSKDELEGVLAHELAHIKNRDMLLQTIAATMAGAISNLAQFAFFFGGRSDDEDSNPIAGIAMLIVAPIAAMLIQFAISRQREFKADAVGAEISGRPLSLASALVKLENGARRIPMQVSPSAAPLAIVNPLAAFSMRGASKLFSTHPPTEERVAALQMLSTK from the coding sequence ATGAATAACGTCAAGGTGTTCGTGCTTATGGCTGGACTGACCGCGCTGGTGGTCGCTATCGGGCAATCGCTCGGCGGCGGCACGGGTGCGATCATCGCCTTGCTGATGTCGGCCGCGATGAACCTCTTCATGTACTGGGGCTCGTCGACGATGGTCCTGCGCTCCTATGGCGCGCAGGTCGTCACGGCCACCGAGGCGCCGGAGCTGTACGAGATGGTGGATCGGCTGCGTCAGCGCGCCGGGCTGCCCATGCCGACCGTCGCCATTGCGCCCCAGGAACAGGCCAACGCGTTCGCGACCGGCCGCAATCCGGAGAATGCCGTCGTGTGCGTGACCCAAGGCATCGTGCGCACGCTGTCGAAGGACGAACTCGAAGGGGTGCTCGCGCACGAGCTCGCACACATCAAGAATCGCGACATGCTGCTGCAGACGATCGCGGCCACCATGGCCGGCGCCATTAGCAACCTCGCGCAGTTCGCCTTCTTCTTCGGTGGACGCAGCGACGACGAGGACAGCAATCCGATCGCTGGCATCGCGATGTTGATCGTGGCGCCGATCGCGGCGATGCTGATCCAGTTCGCGATCAGTCGTCAGCGCGAGTTCAAGGCCGACGCGGTGGGCGCCGAGATCAGCGGCCGTCCGCTGTCGCTGGCCAGTGCGTTGGTAAAGCTGGAGAACGGTGCGCGTCGTATTCCGATGCAGGTGTCGCCGAGCGCGGCGCCGCTGGCGATCGTGAACCCGTTGGCGGCGTTCAGCATGCGAGGCGCGAGCAAGCTGTTCAGCACGCACCCGCCGACGGAAGAGCGCGTCGCGGCGTTACAAATGCTAAGTACGAAGTAG
- a CDS encoding RNA polymerase sigma factor: MTDTELLDRLRTGDHAAERDFYDRHVDRVYRLILRMSGRPELAQEWTQDTFIRAFSRIEQFRGDSALSSWLHTIAVSITLNGLRTQKRRDAFAAPLEEATTVAHASVESEPDLKVRLKAAIEALPAGTRAVFVMHDVEGFTHEEIGEALGVAIGTSKSQLFRAREKLRVALAAFAPRQLGKELA; encoded by the coding sequence ATGACTGACACGGAACTGCTTGATCGGCTCAGGACGGGGGACCACGCGGCGGAACGGGATTTCTACGACCGCCACGTGGACCGCGTGTACCGACTCATTCTCCGAATGAGCGGACGTCCTGAACTGGCCCAGGAGTGGACGCAGGACACCTTCATCCGGGCCTTCAGCCGGATCGAACAGTTCCGTGGCGACTCCGCCTTGTCGAGCTGGCTGCACACGATCGCCGTTTCGATCACGTTGAACGGTCTGCGTACCCAGAAGCGCCGCGATGCCTTCGCGGCGCCCCTCGAGGAAGCGACGACCGTGGCGCATGCGTCGGTGGAGAGCGAACCGGATCTCAAGGTTCGCCTGAAGGCCGCGATCGAGGCCCTTCCCGCCGGCACACGCGCCGTGTTCGTGATGCACGACGTGGAAGGGTTCACGCACGAGGAGATCGGTGAAGCGCTTGGTGTCGCGATCGGCACCAGCAAATCACAGCTCTTCCGTGCCAGAGAAAAGCTGCGGGTGGCGTTGGCCGCCTTCGCTCCCCGGCAGCTCGGCAAGGAGTTGGCATGA
- a CDS encoding copper resistance CopC family protein — translation MSRSLVRSTVLVAVIAFSAPVLASGAVMRHLKLVRSFPAADTVLVASPEKITIELSEAVELTGAKLTLSKEGGAPVALGSLRREPSAPKVMRADVPTTLAGGSYSVSWRTMSKDGHVVKGTFGFRVGAAK, via the coding sequence ATGTCTCGCTCACTCGTTCGATCGACCGTCCTCGTCGCCGTCATTGCGTTCAGCGCTCCCGTTCTCGCATCGGGTGCGGTGATGCGACATCTCAAACTCGTCCGCTCGTTCCCGGCCGCCGATACGGTGCTGGTGGCGTCGCCCGAGAAGATCACGATCGAGCTGAGTGAGGCCGTCGAACTCACCGGCGCCAAGCTCACGCTGTCGAAAGAGGGCGGGGCACCCGTCGCACTTGGCTCGCTGCGTCGTGAGCCGAGCGCGCCGAAAGTGATGCGCGCCGATGTCCCGACCACGCTCGCCGGCGGCAGCTACAGCGTGTCGTGGCGCACGATGTCGAAGGACGGGCATGTGGTGAAGGGGACGTTCGGCTTTCGTGTAGGCGCCGCGAAGTAA
- a CDS encoding sulfurtransferase produces MSPISALPDTPDPRIAAKGYAHPERLVSTDWLAAHLDHPSLRLLECNEDVLLYSVEHIPGAQKLDWHIDLNDQVERDYLARDAFQSLLRAKGIDETTTVVFYGDKNNWWATYAFWVFQLFGFDNAVVLDGGRAKWLAEDRPTTTDVPSFPATAYAARERNDGSIRAFIDETRVHMQSGKPMVDVRSPQEYTGEKLHMPDYPQEGTLRGGHIPGARSMPWARAAAADGSFKTAAELRAIYEGELGLAPGDDVVTYCRIGERSSHTWFVLTYLLGFEKVRNYDGSWTEWGNAVRAPIRQGEKP; encoded by the coding sequence ATGTCCCCAATTTCCGCACTGCCCGATACGCCGGATCCGCGCATCGCCGCCAAAGGCTACGCGCACCCGGAGCGCCTTGTCAGCACCGACTGGCTGGCGGCGCACCTCGACCACCCGTCGCTGCGCCTGCTCGAGTGCAACGAAGACGTACTGCTGTACAGCGTGGAGCACATCCCCGGCGCGCAGAAGCTGGACTGGCACATCGACCTGAACGATCAGGTCGAGCGCGATTATCTCGCTCGAGACGCCTTCCAATCGTTGCTGCGCGCCAAGGGCATCGACGAGACGACGACCGTTGTCTTCTATGGCGACAAGAACAACTGGTGGGCCACGTACGCGTTCTGGGTCTTCCAGCTGTTCGGGTTCGACAACGCGGTGGTGCTGGATGGCGGTCGCGCCAAATGGCTGGCGGAAGACCGTCCGACCACCACCGATGTACCGTCATTTCCGGCCACCGCGTACGCGGCGCGCGAACGCAACGATGGTTCCATCCGCGCGTTCATCGACGAGACGCGGGTGCACATGCAGTCCGGCAAGCCGATGGTGGACGTGCGTTCTCCGCAGGAGTACACGGGCGAGAAGCTGCACATGCCCGATTATCCGCAGGAAGGCACATTGCGCGGCGGCCACATTCCCGGCGCCCGCAGCATGCCGTGGGCGCGCGCCGCGGCGGCCGACGGATCCTTCAAAACGGCCGCCGAACTGCGGGCCATCTACGAGGGCGAACTCGGACTCGCTCCGGGCGATGACGTGGTCACGTACTGTCGGATCGGCGAGCGTTCCTCGCACACCTGGTTCGTGCTGACGTACCTGCTGGGCTTCGAGAAGGTTCGCAACTATGACGGGTCGTGGACGGAGTGGGGCAACGCCGTGCGCGCACCTATTCGCCAAGGGGAGAAGCCATAA
- a CDS encoding HEAT repeat domain-containing protein encodes MSRIVRFTAALSICAGTLTAQEPPRAPRPARTPVAPAPAPTPRTAPTPATAPTPSVWSMDGAFMDPMWRADIEREASRAARAGAEAARAGMDAARMSMNIDRDAIRADVRSSMAAIAPMVEMSALAAVDGVVNLTGLAGLSASRSRSYRTEAPEAWAQADPADSLYREARKALSSDAYRKAADMFNQIWRRYPNSAYTPDAYYWQAFALQRLGGDQNIAEALSTLDTQAQKFPKAATRGDAAALRARMQGVLARRGDQAMASTLMGRADSATRDGCPRANDDERIDALNAVTQMDADKAMPILKKVLARREACTQQLRRTAVWLVASRKQPEAAEILMNVAKSDPDKEVREQAVFWMANVPTDEATGMLIDLARRGDDLDLRKRAVYALSRSKQPRAATTLREIALDGSSPMELRGDAMQWYMSGAGRSADENMSFLKDMYGKSDEQQLKMRVLSQIASRRTEESRDFLVALATNQRESLDARRTAVSMLSSVGFSSVRYTTSAQGTPNVVSSNTGASAANIVAQLTTIYDKSPDLEIRRQVLSSLGSMRDNAGIDKLIDVARNEKNLELRKAAVSMLTRTKDPRALALLQEIIDR; translated from the coding sequence ATGTCTCGCATTGTCCGCTTTACCGCCGCGCTCTCGATCTGTGCCGGCACGCTGACGGCGCAGGAACCGCCCCGCGCGCCGCGCCCGGCCCGCACGCCCGTTGCACCGGCACCCGCGCCGACGCCGCGAACGGCACCGACACCCGCCACGGCGCCGACACCGTCGGTGTGGTCGATGGATGGCGCCTTCATGGATCCCATGTGGCGTGCTGACATCGAACGCGAAGCCTCGCGTGCGGCCCGGGCTGGCGCGGAAGCGGCACGCGCCGGCATGGACGCGGCGCGCATGTCAATGAATATCGATCGCGACGCGATTCGCGCTGACGTCCGCTCCAGCATGGCGGCGATCGCACCGATGGTCGAGATGAGTGCGCTCGCCGCGGTGGACGGCGTGGTAAATCTGACTGGGCTCGCTGGTCTGTCCGCATCACGGTCGCGCAGCTATCGCACCGAGGCCCCAGAAGCATGGGCGCAGGCCGATCCCGCCGACTCGCTCTATCGTGAAGCGCGCAAGGCGCTCTCGAGCGATGCGTATCGCAAAGCGGCCGACATGTTCAATCAGATCTGGCGCCGGTATCCGAATAGCGCCTACACGCCGGACGCCTACTACTGGCAGGCGTTCGCGCTGCAGCGCCTCGGCGGCGACCAGAACATCGCGGAGGCACTTTCTACACTTGACACGCAGGCGCAGAAGTTCCCGAAGGCCGCTACTCGCGGCGATGCCGCCGCTCTCCGCGCGCGCATGCAAGGCGTGCTGGCGCGTCGTGGTGATCAGGCGATGGCCTCCACGCTGATGGGCCGCGCTGACAGTGCCACGCGGGATGGCTGCCCGCGCGCCAACGACGACGAACGCATCGATGCGCTGAATGCGGTGACACAGATGGACGCCGACAAGGCGATGCCGATCCTCAAGAAGGTGCTGGCGCGTCGTGAAGCGTGCACGCAGCAGCTGCGTCGCACGGCGGTGTGGCTGGTTGCCTCGCGCAAGCAGCCGGAAGCCGCCGAGATCCTGATGAACGTGGCGAAGTCGGATCCGGACAAGGAAGTGCGCGAACAGGCGGTGTTCTGGATGGCCAACGTGCCCACTGACGAAGCTACCGGCATGCTGATCGACCTCGCGCGCCGCGGCGACGATCTCGACCTGCGCAAGCGTGCGGTGTATGCGCTGTCGAGGTCGAAGCAGCCGCGGGCCGCGACGACGTTGCGTGAGATCGCGCTCGATGGCAGCTCGCCCATGGAACTGCGTGGCGATGCGATGCAGTGGTACATGTCCGGCGCCGGTCGTAGCGCCGATGAGAACATGTCGTTCCTGAAGGACATGTACGGCAAATCCGACGAGCAGCAACTCAAGATGCGCGTGTTGTCGCAGATCGCGTCGCGCCGCACCGAAGAGTCGCGGGATTTCCTGGTGGCGCTGGCGACGAATCAGCGCGAGTCGTTGGACGCGCGTCGGACCGCGGTGTCGATGCTCAGCAGCGTGGGCTTCAGCTCGGTGCGGTACACCACGAGCGCGCAGGGCACGCCCAACGTCGTCAGCAGCAACACCGGTGCCTCGGCCGCCAACATCGTGGCGCAGCTCACCACGATCTACGACAAGAGCCCCGATCTCGAGATTCGTCGCCAGGTATTGAGCTCACTCGGCTCCATGCGCGACAACGCCGGCATCGACAAGCTGATCGACGTGGCGCGTAACGAAAAGAATCTCGAGCTGCGCAAGGCCGCCGTCAGCATGCTCACGCGCACCAAGGATCCGCGCGCGCTGGCGTTGCTGCAGGAGATCATCGACCGATGA
- a CDS encoding CopD family protein, whose translation MEFAAPLVRLLLYGGATVAIGRASLTFVESDTGQERRAVRLSLWVSAIALVIAPLALLLLQQQALELTFTELPGLLRDTTWGRGWMQLAIPCVLSAILLPLRSTRTTSLFLLLAVLGVAAAMGGLGHAAADEQWPLTSRLFDAMHVAGVGAWIGGLALLMLAGAGSVGGAAPTASEWRTFSRTATVMAPVVLLSGVGSGWRRVGASTITAVLASAYGRVLFLKVALVLVVLALGYAQRRRIAAGQVPARKAVRSELLVAAVVFCATAWMTGMEPPGE comes from the coding sequence GTGGAGTTCGCCGCACCGCTCGTCCGCTTGCTGCTGTACGGTGGCGCCACCGTGGCGATCGGGCGCGCCTCGCTCACGTTTGTCGAAAGCGACACCGGGCAGGAGCGGCGCGCGGTGCGTTTGTCGCTGTGGGTGAGCGCGATTGCCCTCGTCATCGCGCCACTCGCGTTGTTGCTGCTGCAGCAACAGGCCCTCGAATTGACGTTCACCGAGCTGCCAGGCCTGTTGCGCGATACCACTTGGGGGCGGGGGTGGATGCAGCTGGCGATTCCCTGTGTGCTCTCGGCGATTCTCCTGCCCCTGCGGAGCACACGTACGACGTCGTTGTTCCTGCTGCTCGCTGTGCTCGGCGTGGCGGCCGCCATGGGCGGGCTTGGGCATGCCGCCGCCGATGAACAGTGGCCGTTGACCTCGCGCCTGTTCGATGCCATGCACGTGGCGGGTGTGGGCGCGTGGATTGGCGGCCTCGCGCTGCTGATGCTGGCAGGGGCGGGGAGTGTGGGAGGCGCGGCGCCAACCGCGAGTGAGTGGCGCACCTTCAGCCGGACGGCCACCGTGATGGCGCCGGTGGTCCTGTTGTCGGGCGTCGGCAGCGGGTGGCGGCGCGTTGGTGCGAGCACGATCACCGCCGTACTGGCGAGTGCCTACGGGCGCGTGTTGTTCCTCAAGGTCGCGCTCGTCCTGGTCGTGCTGGCGTTGGGGTACGCACAGCGGCGACGGATCGCGGCGGGACAGGTGCCGGCGAGAAAGGCGGTGCGGTCGGAGCTGCTCGTCGCCGCGGTGGTCTTCTGCGCGACGGCCTGGATGACCGGCATGGAGCCGCCTGGCGAGTGA